In Mycobacterium tuberculosis H37Rv, a single window of DNA contains:
- a CDS encoding hypothetical protein (A core mycobacterial gene; conserved in mycobacterial strains (See Marmiesse et al., 2004 PMID:14766927).) encodes MSVSRRDVLKFAAATPGVLGLGVVASSLRAAPASAGSLGTLLDYAAGVIPASQIRAAGAVGAIRYVSDRRPGGAWMLGKPIQLSEARDLSGNGLKIVSCYQYGKGSTADWLGGASAGVQHARRGSELHAAAGGPTSAPIYASIDDNPSYEQYKNQIVPYLRSWESVIGHQRTGVYANSKTIDWAVNDGLGSYFWQHNWGSPKGYTHPAAHLHQVEIDKRKVGGVGVDVNQILKPQFGQWA; translated from the coding sequence ATGTCGGTCTCTCGGCGTGATGTGCTCAAATTCGCGGCGGCGACTCCGGGCGTGCTGGGTCTTGGCGTCGTTGCGTCGTCGTTGCGCGCCGCGCCGGCATCGGCCGGTTCGCTGGGCACCCTGTTGGACTACGCCGCCGGTGTCATCCCCGCCAGCCAGATCAGGGCTGCCGGCGCGGTGGGGGCAATCCGGTACGTGTCCGATCGGCGGCCTGGCGGCGCCTGGATGCTTGGCAAGCCGATCCAGCTCAGCGAGGCCCGTGACCTGAGCGGCAATGGGCTCAAGATCGTGTCCTGTTATCAATACGGCAAGGGGAGCACTGCCGACTGGCTGGGCGGTGCCAGCGCCGGCGTGCAGCACGCCAGACGGGGGTCGGAGCTGCATGCCGCTGCCGGCGGCCCGACGAGCGCCCCGATCTACGCCTCGATCGACGACAACCCATCATATGAGCAGTACAAGAACCAGATCGTGCCATATCTGCGGTCCTGGGAGTCGGTGATCGGACACCAGCGGACCGGCGTGTACGCCAACTCCAAAACCATCGACTGGGCCGTCAACGATGGCTTGGGCTCGTACTTCTGGCAGCACAACTGGGGCTCGCCCAAGGGATACACCCACCCGGCCGCGCATCTGCACCAGGTGGAGATCGATAAGCGCAAGGTTGGTGGGGTCGGGGTGGACGTCAACCAAATCCTGAAGCCCCAATTCGGGCAGTGGGCTTAG
- the vapB17 gene encoding antitoxin VapB17 (part of toxin-antitoxin (TA) operon with Rv2527), with protein MTVKRTTIELDEDLVRAAQAVTGETLRATVERALQQLVAAAAEQAAARRRRIVDHLAHAGTHVDADVLLSEQAWR; from the coding sequence ATGACCGTAAAGAGGACCACGATTGAGCTGGACGAAGATCTTGTGCGGGCAGCCCAGGCCGTCACCGGGGAAACATTGCGAGCGACGGTCGAGCGCGCGCTGCAGCAGCTGGTGGCCGCGGCTGCCGAGCAGGCCGCCGCGCGCCGGCGGCGGATCGTCGACCATCTCGCGCACGCCGGCACTCACGTGGACGCAGACGTGCTGCTCTCCGAGCAGGCGTGGCGATGA
- the vapC17 gene encoding ribonuclease VapC17 (toxin, part of toxin-antitoxin (TA) operon with Rv2526,contains PIN domain), with protein MTTWILDKSAHVRLVAGATPPAGIDLTDLAICDIGELEWLYSARSATDYDSQQTSLRAYQILRAPSDIFDRVRHLQRDLAHHRGMWHRTPLPDLFIAETALHHRAGVLHHDRDYKRIAVVRPGFQACELSRGR; from the coding sequence ATGACCACCTGGATTCTGGACAAGAGTGCCCACGTGCGACTCGTGGCCGGCGCCACGCCGCCAGCCGGCATCGACCTCACCGACCTCGCCATCTGCGATATCGGCGAACTTGAATGGCTGTATTCAGCACGGTCAGCTACCGACTACGACAGCCAACAAACGTCACTGCGCGCCTATCAAATCCTTCGCGCACCCAGCGACATCTTTGACCGGGTTCGCCACCTTCAGCGCGACCTAGCCCACCACCGTGGGATGTGGCATCGAACGCCGCTTCCGGACCTATTCATCGCCGAAACCGCGCTTCATCACCGGGCCGGCGTGTTGCACCACGACCGTGACTACAAACGAATTGCCGTCGTACGGCCTGGGTTTCAAGCATGCGAACTCTCTCGCGGGCGCTAG
- the mrr gene encoding restriction system protein, whose amino-acid sequence MTIPDAQTLMRPILAYLADGQAKSAKDVIAAMSDEFGLSDDERAQMLPSGRQRTMYDRVHWSLTHMSQAGLLDRPTRGHVQVTDTGRQVLKAHPERVDMAVLREFPSYIAFRERTKAKQPVDATAKRPSGDDVQVSPEDLIDAALAENRAAVEGEILKKALTLSPTGFEDLVIRLLEAMGYGRAGAVERTSASGDAGIDGIISQDPLGLDRIYVQAKRYAVDQTIGRPKIHEFAGALLGKQGDRGVYITTSSFSRGAREEAERINARIELIDGARLAELLVRYRVGVQAVQTVELLRLDEDFFDGL is encoded by the coding sequence ATGACGATCCCTGATGCCCAGACGTTGATGCGGCCGATTCTCGCGTATCTTGCCGATGGACAAGCGAAGTCGGCCAAGGACGTCATCGCGGCGATGTCCGACGAGTTCGGTCTGTCCGACGACGAGCGGGCGCAGATGTTGCCCAGCGGTCGGCAAAGGACCATGTACGACAGGGTGCACTGGTCTCTCACTCACATGTCGCAGGCCGGATTGCTCGACCGTCCCACGCGGGGCCACGTCCAGGTCACGGACACGGGCCGTCAAGTCCTGAAGGCGCATCCCGAGCGCGTCGACATGGCTGTGCTGCGGGAGTTCCCGTCGTACATCGCTTTTCGTGAGCGAACCAAAGCCAAGCAGCCAGTCGACGCGACCGCCAAGCGACCGTCCGGGGACGATGTGCAGGTCTCACCCGAGGATCTCATCGACGCTGCGCTTGCGGAGAACCGGGCAGCCGTCGAGGGGGAGATCCTGAAGAAGGCACTCACGTTGTCGCCCACCGGGTTTGAAGATCTGGTTATCAGACTTTTGGAGGCGATGGGTTACGGGCGAGCCGGCGCGGTGGAACGGACGAGTGCCTCCGGTGACGCTGGCATCGACGGAATCATCAGCCAGGACCCGCTCGGGCTGGACCGCATCTACGTGCAGGCCAAGCGATACGCCGTCGACCAAACGATTGGCCGGCCGAAGATCCACGAGTTCGCCGGCGCCCTCCTGGGCAAGCAGGGCGACCGGGGCGTCTACATCACCACGTCATCGTTTTCCCGCGGTGCCCGCGAGGAAGCTGAGCGGATCAACGCCCGGATCGAACTCATCGACGGCGCTCGGCTGGCCGAGCTGCTCGTGCGGTATCGAGTCGGTGTCCAGGCGGTGCAGACCGTCGAACTCTTACGGCTCGACGAGGACTTTTTTGATGGCCTGTAA
- the vapC39 gene encoding ribonuclease VapC39 (toxin, part of toxin-antitoxin (TA) operon with Rv2530A,contains PIN domain), which yields MTALLDVNVLIALGWPNHVHHAAAQRWFTQFSSNGWATTPITEAGYVRISSNRSVMQVSTTPAIAIAQLAAMTSLAGHTFWPDDVPLIVGSAGDRDAVSNHRRVTDCHLIALAARYGGRLVTFDAALADSASAGLVEVL from the coding sequence GTGACGGCACTGCTCGATGTCAATGTGCTGATCGCGCTGGGCTGGCCGAATCACGTTCACCATGCGGCCGCGCAGCGATGGTTCACGCAGTTCTCCTCGAATGGGTGGGCCACCACGCCGATCACCGAGGCAGGGTATGTCCGAATTTCAAGCAATCGCAGTGTGATGCAGGTGTCGACCACGCCGGCTATCGCGATCGCTCAGTTGGCGGCGATGACTTCTCTTGCCGGGCACACGTTTTGGCCTGACGATGTGCCACTGATCGTTGGGAGCGCCGGCGATCGCGATGCGGTGTCCAACCACCGTCGGGTCACCGACTGCCATCTCATCGCCTTGGCCGCGCGCTACGGGGGCCGGTTGGTCACATTCGATGCCGCACTGGCCGATTCAGCATCCGCAGGCCTCGTCGAGGTGTTGTAG
- the vapB39 gene encoding antitoxin VapB39 (part of toxin-antitoxin (TA) operon with Rv2530c), whose product MRTTLQIDDDVLEDARSIARSEGKSVGAVISELARRSLRPVGIVEVDGFPVFDVPPDAPTVTSEDVVRALEDDV is encoded by the coding sequence ATGCGCACCACGTTGCAGATTGATGATGATGTTCTAGAAGATGCTCGTAGCATCGCGCGGTCGGAGGGCAAGTCAGTCGGCGCGGTAATTTCTGAGTTGGCGCGTAGGTCGCTCCGTCCGGTTGGGATTGTCGAGGTTGACGGATTTCCGGTTTTTGATGTTCCGCCGGATGCGCCGACGGTGACTTCCGAGGATGTCGTCCGCGCGCTCGAGGACGACGTGTGA
- a CDS encoding amino acid decarboxylase: MNPNSVRPRRLHVSALAAVANPSYTRLDTWNLLDDACRHLAEVDLAGLDTTHDVARAKRLMDRIGAYERYWLYPGAQNLATFRAHLDSHSTVRLTEEVSLAVRLLSEYGDRTALFDTSASLAEQELVAQAKQQQFYTVLLADDSPATAPDSLAECLRQLRNPADEVQFELLVVASIEDAITAVALNGEIQAAIIRHDLPLRSRDRVPLMTTLLGTDGDEAVANETHDWVECAEWIRELRPHIDLYLLTDESIAAETQDEPDVYDRTFYRLNDVTDLHSTVLAGLRNRYATPFFDALRAYAAAPVGQFHALPVARGASIFNSKSLHDMGEFYGRNIFMAETSTTSGGLDSLLDPHGNIKTAMDKAAVTWNANQTYFVTNGTSTANKIVVQALTRPGDIVLIDRNCHKSHHYGLVLAGAYPMYLDAYPLPQYAIYGAVPLRTIKQALLDLEAAGQLHRVRMLLLTNCTFDGVVYNPRRVMEEVLAIKPDICFLWDEAWYAFATAVPWARQRTAMIAAERLEQMLSTAEYAEEYRNWCASMDGVDRSEWVDHRLLPDPNRARVRVYATHSTHKSLSALRQASMIHVRDQDFKALTRDAFGEAFLTHTSTSPNQQLLASLDLARRQVDIEGFELVRHVYNMALVFRHRVRKDRLISKWFRILDESDLVPDAFRSSTVSSYRQVRQGALADWNEAWRSDQFVLDPTRLTLFIGATGMNGYDFREKILMERFGIQINKTSINSVLLIFTIGVTWSSVHYLLDVLRRVAIDLDRSQKAASGADLALHRRHVEEITQDLPHLPDFSEFDLAFRPDDASSFGDMRSAFYAGYEEADREYVQIGLAGRRLAEGKTLVSTTFVVPYPPGFPVLVPGQLVSKEIIYFLAQLDVKEIHGYNPDLGLSVFTQAALARMEAARNAVATVGAALPAFEVPRDASALNGTVNGDSVLQGVAEDA, translated from the coding sequence ATGAACCCAAACAGCGTCCGCCCGCGACGGCTGCATGTCTCCGCGCTGGCCGCGGTGGCCAACCCGTCCTACACCCGCCTGGACACCTGGAACCTGCTCGATGACGCGTGTCGTCACCTGGCGGAGGTCGACCTCGCCGGGCTCGACACCACACACGACGTGGCTCGGGCGAAGCGGCTGATGGACCGCATCGGCGCCTATGAGCGGTACTGGCTGTATCCGGGGGCACAGAATCTGGCGACTTTCCGCGCTCATCTGGATAGTCATTCCACGGTGCGGCTTACCGAGGAAGTGTCGTTGGCCGTACGACTGCTGTCCGAATACGGCGACCGCACAGCGCTGTTCGACACCTCCGCGTCACTGGCGGAGCAGGAGCTGGTAGCGCAGGCCAAACAGCAGCAGTTCTACACCGTGCTGCTCGCCGACGACTCCCCGGCGACGGCTCCGGACAGCTTGGCCGAGTGCCTGCGGCAGTTGCGCAATCCGGCCGACGAGGTGCAGTTCGAGTTGCTCGTGGTGGCCAGCATCGAAGATGCCATCACCGCGGTGGCGCTGAATGGCGAGATTCAGGCGGCGATCATCCGTCACGACCTGCCGCTGCGGTCCCGCGACCGGGTGCCGCTGATGACCACGCTGCTGGGCACCGATGGCGACGAAGCGGTGGCAAACGAGACCCACGACTGGGTGGAATGCGCCGAGTGGATCCGTGAGTTGCGGCCCCACATCGACCTCTATCTGCTCACCGACGAGTCGATCGCCGCCGAGACCCAGGACGAGCCCGACGTCTACGACCGCACCTTCTACCGGCTCAACGACGTCACCGACCTGCACAGCACGGTGCTCGCGGGTTTACGAAACCGTTATGCCACACCGTTTTTCGATGCGCTGCGGGCCTATGCGGCGGCGCCGGTCGGCCAATTTCATGCCCTTCCCGTCGCGCGCGGCGCCAGCATCTTCAACTCCAAGTCACTGCACGACATGGGCGAGTTCTACGGCCGCAACATCTTCATGGCCGAGACCTCGACAACCTCTGGTGGACTGGACTCGCTGCTGGACCCGCATGGCAACATCAAGACGGCGATGGACAAAGCCGCGGTGACCTGGAACGCCAACCAGACCTACTTCGTCACCAACGGAACATCGACCGCCAACAAGATCGTCGTGCAGGCCCTGACCCGCCCCGGCGACATCGTGCTCATCGACCGCAATTGCCACAAGTCGCACCACTACGGCCTGGTACTTGCCGGCGCGTACCCGATGTACCTCGACGCATATCCGCTGCCGCAGTACGCGATTTATGGTGCCGTGCCGTTGCGCACCATCAAGCAGGCGCTGCTGGACCTCGAGGCCGCCGGACAGCTGCACCGGGTGCGCATGCTGTTGCTCACCAACTGCACGTTTGACGGCGTGGTGTACAACCCGCGCCGGGTGATGGAGGAGGTGCTAGCGATCAAACCGGACATCTGCTTTTTGTGGGACGAGGCGTGGTATGCGTTTGCGACGGCGGTGCCCTGGGCCCGGCAGCGGACCGCGATGATTGCTGCCGAGCGACTCGAGCAGATGTTGTCCACTGCGGAATACGCTGAGGAATACCGGAATTGGTGTGCGTCGATGGACGGAGTGGACCGCTCCGAGTGGGTTGATCACCGGCTGTTGCCAGACCCCAACCGCGCTCGGGTCCGAGTGTATGCGACGCATTCGACTCACAAGTCGCTGTCCGCGCTACGGCAGGCATCGATGATCCACGTGCGCGACCAGGATTTCAAAGCGCTCACCCGGGACGCGTTCGGTGAGGCATTCTTGACCCACACCTCGACCTCGCCCAACCAGCAACTTCTCGCCTCGTTGGACTTGGCGCGCCGACAGGTTGACATCGAAGGGTTCGAGCTGGTCCGCCATGTTTACAACATGGCGCTGGTGTTCCGCCATCGCGTCCGCAAAGACCGGCTGATCAGCAAGTGGTTCCGCATCCTTGACGAGTCCGACCTGGTTCCCGATGCCTTTCGGTCCTCGACGGTCAGCTCGTACCGTCAGGTCAGGCAGGGGGCTCTGGCCGATTGGAACGAAGCCTGGCGGTCCGATCAATTCGTGCTCGATCCGACGCGGCTCACCCTGTTTATCGGGGCGACCGGGATGAACGGGTACGACTTCCGCGAGAAGATCCTGATGGAGCGATTCGGCATCCAGATCAACAAAACGTCTATCAACAGCGTGTTGCTGATCTTCACGATCGGCGTCACCTGGTCGAGCGTGCACTATCTGCTCGATGTGTTGCGTCGGGTGGCGATCGATCTGGACCGCAGCCAGAAGGCGGCCAGCGGGGCCGACCTTGCTCTACACCGACGCCACGTCGAGGAGATCACGCAGGATCTGCCGCATCTACCAGATTTCAGCGAGTTCGACCTTGCCTTCCGCCCCGACGACGCCAGCTCTTTCGGTGACATGCGGTCGGCTTTCTACGCCGGCTACGAAGAGGCCGACCGTGAGTACGTGCAGATCGGCTTGGCCGGGCGCCGGCTGGCTGAGGGCAAGACTCTGGTATCCACCACGTTCGTGGTGCCCTACCCGCCCGGCTTCCCGGTACTGGTGCCGGGTCAACTGGTTTCCAAGGAGATCATCTACTTTCTTGCCCAGCTCGACGTCAAAGAGATCCACGGATACAACCCCGACCTGGGGTTGTCGGTGTTCACCCAGGCGGCATTGGCCCGGATGGAGGCCGCGCGCAACGCCGTCGCCACGGTAGGTGCCGCGCTGCCGGCCTTCGAGGTACCGCGGGACGCTTCGGCTTTGAATGGCACCGTCAACGGCGACAGTGTGCTGCAGGGGGTCGCCGAAGACGCGTGA
- the nusB gene encoding N utilization substance protein B, with the protein MSDRKPVRGRHQARKRAVALLFEAEVRGISAAEVVDTRAALAEAKPDIARLHPYTAAVARGVSEHAAHIDDLITAHLRGWTLDRLPAVDRAILRVSVWELLHAADVPEPVVVDEAVQLAKELSTDDSPGFVNGVLGQVMLVTPQLRAAAQAVRGGA; encoded by the coding sequence ATGTCGGACAGAAAGCCGGTTCGCGGACGACATCAGGCCCGTAAGCGCGCGGTGGCCCTGCTGTTCGAGGCCGAGGTCCGCGGCATCAGCGCGGCCGAGGTGGTCGACACCCGTGCCGCGCTGGCCGAAGCGAAGCCCGACATTGCCCGGCTACATCCGTACACGGCCGCGGTGGCTCGAGGGGTCAGTGAACACGCCGCCCACATCGACGACCTGATCACCGCGCATCTGCGGGGCTGGACGCTGGACCGGTTGCCCGCCGTGGATCGCGCCATTCTGCGCGTCTCGGTATGGGAGCTGCTCCACGCGGCGGATGTGCCGGAGCCGGTGGTCGTCGACGAGGCCGTCCAGCTGGCCAAGGAGCTGTCGACCGACGACTCGCCGGGCTTTGTCAACGGGGTGCTGGGCCAGGTCATGCTGGTGACCCCGCAGCTGCGTGCGGCCGCTCAAGCGGTGCGTGGGGGGGCGTGA
- the efp gene encoding elongation factor P, with protein sequence MATTADFKNGLVLVIDGQLWTITEFQHVKPGKGPAFVRTKLKNVLSGKVVDKTFNAGVKVDTATVDRRDTTYLYRDGSDFVFMDSQDYEQHPLPEALVGDAARFLLEGMPVQVAFHNGVPLYIELPVTVELEVTHTEPGLQGDRSSAGTKPATLQTGAQINVPLFINTGDKLKVDSRDGSYLGRVNA encoded by the coding sequence GTGGCGACCACTGCTGACTTCAAGAACGGGCTGGTCCTGGTAATCGACGGCCAGCTGTGGACAATCACCGAGTTCCAGCACGTCAAACCGGGCAAGGGTCCGGCGTTCGTGCGCACCAAGTTGAAGAACGTGCTCTCGGGCAAGGTCGTCGACAAGACGTTCAACGCCGGGGTGAAGGTGGACACCGCCACCGTCGACCGGCGCGATACCACCTACCTTTACCGCGACGGCTCGGACTTCGTGTTCATGGACAGCCAAGACTACGAGCAGCACCCGCTGCCGGAGGCCCTGGTCGGGGACGCGGCACGGTTCCTGCTGGAGGGCATGCCGGTGCAGGTGGCGTTCCACAACGGCGTGCCGCTATACATCGAGCTGCCGGTGACCGTCGAGCTCGAGGTCACTCACACCGAGCCCGGCTTGCAGGGCGACCGGTCCAGCGCGGGCACCAAGCCGGCCACCCTTCAGACCGGAGCCCAGATCAACGTGCCGCTGTTCATCAATACCGGAGACAAACTAAAGGTGGATTCGCGCGACGGTAGCTACCTGGGCCGGGTCAACGCCTGA
- the pepQ gene encoding cytoplasmic peptidase PepQ, with translation MTHSQRRDKLKAQIAASGLDAMLISDLINVRYLSGFSGSNGALLVFADERDAVLATDGRYRTQAASQAPDLEVAIERAVGRYLAGRAGEAGVGKLGFESHVVTVDGLDALAGALEGKNTELVRASGTVESLREVKDAGELALLRLACEAADAALTDLVARGGLRPGRTERQVSRELEALMLDHGADAVSFETIVAAGANSAIPHHRPTDAVLQVGDFVKIDFGALVAGYHSDMTRTFVLGKAADWQLEIYQLVAEAQQAGRQALLPGAELRGVDAAARQLIADAGYGEHFGHGLGHGVGLQIHEAPGIGVTSAGTLLAGSVVTVEPGVYLPGRGGVRIEDTLVVAGGTPKMPETAGQTPELLTRFPKELAIL, from the coding sequence GTGACACATTCCCAGCGTCGAGACAAGCTGAAAGCACAAATCGCTGCCTCCGGGTTGGATGCGATGCTGATCAGCGACCTGATAAACGTGCGATATCTATCAGGCTTCAGCGGGTCCAACGGCGCATTGCTGGTGTTCGCCGATGAGCGCGATGCCGTGTTGGCCACCGACGGCCGGTACCGCACTCAGGCCGCCTCGCAAGCGCCCGACCTCGAAGTGGCTATCGAGCGCGCGGTCGGGCGCTACCTGGCCGGCCGGGCCGGCGAGGCCGGCGTGGGAAAGCTGGGCTTCGAGAGCCACGTGGTCACGGTGGACGGCCTGGACGCCTTGGCGGGCGCGCTGGAGGGCAAGAACACCGAGTTGGTGCGGGCATCCGGAACTGTGGAGTCACTGCGCGAGGTTAAAGACGCCGGCGAGCTGGCGCTGCTGCGACTAGCCTGCGAAGCAGCCGATGCCGCGCTGACCGACTTGGTGGCCCGCGGCGGCCTGCGGCCGGGCCGAACCGAACGGCAGGTGAGCCGCGAGCTGGAGGCCCTGATGCTCGATCATGGCGCTGACGCGGTGTCATTCGAGACGATCGTGGCTGCCGGGGCCAATTCGGCGATCCCGCACCACCGGCCGACCGACGCGGTGCTGCAGGTCGGCGATTTCGTGAAGATCGACTTCGGCGCCCTGGTCGCCGGGTACCACTCCGATATGACCCGCACCTTCGTGTTGGGCAAGGCCGCCGACTGGCAGCTAGAGATCTATCAGCTGGTGGCCGAGGCGCAACAGGCCGGTCGGCAGGCGTTGCTGCCGGGTGCCGAGCTGCGGGGGGTGGACGCTGCAGCGCGCCAGCTGATCGCCGACGCCGGCTACGGCGAGCACTTCGGTCACGGACTGGGACACGGTGTTGGCCTGCAGATACATGAAGCGCCGGGCATCGGGGTCACATCCGCCGGTACACTACTGGCGGGCTCCGTGGTGACCGTGGAGCCCGGTGTCTATTTACCCGGCCGCGGCGGTGTCCGCATCGAGGACACATTGGTAGTGGCTGGCGGGACGCCGAAAATGCCTGAAACCGCCGGGCAGACCCCGGAATTGTTGACCCGGTTCCCCAAAGAACTGGCCATTCTGTAG
- a CDS encoding transmembrane protein (A core mycobacterial gene; conserved in mycobacterial strains (See Marmiesse et al., 2004 PMID:14766927).), whose product MTNWMLRGLAFAAAMVVLRLFQGALINAWQMLSGLISLVLLLLFAIGGVVWGVMDGRADAKASPDPDRRQDLAMTWLLAGLVAGALSGAVAWLISLFYKAIYTGGPINELTTFAAFTALIVFLVGIVGVAVGRWLVDRQLAKAPVRHHGLAAEHERAADTDVFSAVRADDSPTGEMQVAQPEAQTAAVATVEREAPTEVIRTTESDTPTEVIRTDTEADQTKPGDEPKKD is encoded by the coding sequence ATGACTAACTGGATGCTGCGCGGGTTGGCGTTCGCCGCCGCGATGGTGGTTCTCCGCCTGTTCCAGGGGGCATTGATCAACGCGTGGCAGATGCTGTCCGGGCTGATCAGCCTGGTGCTACTGCTGCTCTTCGCGATCGGAGGGGTGGTGTGGGGTGTGATGGACGGGCGCGCCGACGCCAAGGCGAGCCCTGACCCCGACCGCCGCCAAGACCTGGCCATGACCTGGCTGTTGGCCGGCCTGGTAGCCGGCGCGCTCAGCGGCGCGGTGGCCTGGCTCATTTCGCTGTTCTACAAAGCGATCTACACCGGGGGCCCAATCAACGAGCTGACCACGTTCGCGGCCTTCACCGCGCTCATCGTCTTTCTGGTCGGGATCGTCGGGGTAGCCGTGGGCCGGTGGCTGGTGGACCGGCAGCTGGCGAAGGCACCGGTGCGACACCACGGGCTTGCCGCTGAACACGAGCGGGCCGCCGACACCGATGTATTCTCCGCCGTTCGCGCCGACGACAGTCCGACCGGGGAGATGCAGGTCGCGCAGCCTGAGGCACAAACCGCGGCCGTCGCCACGGTCGAACGTGAGGCACCCACCGAGGTGATCCGCACCACCGAAAGCGATACACCCACCGAGGTTATCCGCACCGACACCGAGGCGGACCAGACCAAGCCCGGCGACGAGCCCAAGAAGGATTAA
- the aroD gene encoding 3-dehydroquinate dehydratase (AROQ (3-dehydroquinase) (type II dhqase)), whose translation MSELIVNVINGPNLGRLGRREPAVYGGTTHDELVALIEREAAELGLKAVVRQSDSEAQLLDWIHQAADAAEPVILNAGGLTHTSVALRDACAELSAPLIEVHISNVHAREEFRRHSYLSPIATGVIVGLGIQGYLLALRYLAEHVGT comes from the coding sequence ATGAGCGAACTGATCGTGAACGTGATCAACGGCCCCAACCTGGGCCGGTTGGGCCGGCGCGAGCCCGCCGTCTATGGCGGCACCACCCACGACGAGCTGGTCGCTCTGATCGAGCGTGAGGCCGCCGAGCTCGGACTCAAAGCCGTTGTGCGGCAAAGTGATAGCGAAGCCCAGCTGCTGGACTGGATTCATCAGGCCGCCGATGCGGCCGAACCCGTGATCCTCAACGCCGGCGGTCTGACGCACACGTCGGTGGCACTGCGCGATGCCTGCGCGGAGCTGAGCGCTCCGCTGATCGAGGTGCATATCTCCAACGTGCATGCGCGTGAGGAGTTCCGCCGCCACTCCTACCTCAGCCCCATCGCGACCGGGGTGATCGTCGGGCTCGGCATCCAGGGCTACCTGCTGGCCCTGCGGTACCTAGCTGAGCATGTCGGGACGTGA
- the aroB gene encoding 3-dehydroquinate synthase: MTDIGAPVTVQVAVDPPYPVVIGTGLLDELEDLLADRHKVAVVHQPGLAETAEEIRKRLAGKGVDAHRIEIPDAEAGKDLPVVGFIWEVLGRIGIGRKDALVSLGGGAATDVAGFAAATWLRGVSIVHLPTTLLGMVDAAVGGKTGINTDAGKNLVGAFHQPLAVLVDLATLQTLPRDEMICGMAEVVKAGFIADPVILDLIEADPQAALDPAGDVLPELIRRAITVKAEVVAADEKESELREILNYGHTLGHAIERRERYRWRHGAAVSVGLVFAAELARLAGRLDDATAQRHRTILSSLGLPVSYDPDALPQLLEIMAGDKKTRAGVLRFVVLDGLAKPGRMVGPDPGLLVTAYAGVCAP, encoded by the coding sequence ATGACCGATATCGGCGCACCCGTGACCGTGCAGGTGGCCGTCGATCCGCCATACCCGGTGGTCATCGGTACCGGCCTGCTCGACGAGCTGGAAGACCTGCTGGCCGACCGGCACAAGGTCGCCGTCGTGCATCAGCCCGGACTAGCCGAGACCGCGGAAGAGATCCGAAAGCGCTTGGCCGGCAAGGGCGTCGACGCGCACCGCATCGAGATCCCCGACGCCGAGGCCGGCAAGGACCTGCCCGTCGTGGGATTCATCTGGGAGGTGTTGGGCCGCATCGGAATCGGCCGCAAAGACGCCCTGGTCAGCCTCGGCGGCGGGGCCGCCACCGACGTCGCCGGGTTCGCGGCGGCCACCTGGCTGCGCGGCGTCTCGATTGTGCACCTGCCCACCACACTGCTGGGCATGGTCGATGCGGCCGTCGGCGGCAAGACCGGCATCAACACCGACGCCGGCAAGAACCTGGTCGGGGCGTTTCATCAGCCGTTGGCGGTCCTGGTGGACCTGGCGACGCTGCAAACCTTGCCACGCGACGAAATGATCTGCGGCATGGCCGAAGTGGTCAAGGCCGGCTTCATCGCCGACCCGGTGATCCTGGATCTCATCGAAGCTGACCCGCAGGCCGCACTCGACCCGGCCGGCGACGTGCTGCCCGAGCTGATCCGGCGCGCGATCACCGTCAAGGCCGAGGTGGTCGCCGCCGACGAAAAGGAATCCGAGCTGCGCGAAATCCTCAACTACGGCCACACATTAGGCCACGCGATCGAGCGCCGGGAACGCTACCGGTGGCGCCACGGCGCCGCCGTGTCGGTGGGGCTGGTGTTCGCGGCCGAGCTGGCCAGGCTTGCCGGGCGGCTCGACGACGCGACCGCGCAGCGCCACCGCACCATCCTGTCCTCGTTGGGATTGCCGGTCAGCTACGACCCGGACGCGCTGCCCCAGCTGCTGGAAATCATGGCCGGCGACAAGAAGACTCGGGCGGGTGTGTTGCGGTTCGTGGTGCTCGACGGATTGGCCAAGCCGGGCCGAATGGTGGGACCGGACCCCGGTCTGCTGGTAACCGCCTACGCCGGAGTTTGCGCCCCATGA